Part of the Tumebacillus sp. BK434 genome is shown below.
CGCCCCGGAAAGCGGTAGCGCACCAGCACCCAGGCGATGATGCTGCCGATCGCCGCGTTGCAGAGCATGGCGATCACCGCCAGTTTCAGCGTTAACAGCACCGCCTGCCAGGCCAGCGGATGGCCGACCGCTTCCCAAAACCGCCCCCACCCGAGCGAAAAACCTTCCCCGTAGACGCGCCCGATCGGCACGGCCACCAGCAGCAAAAAGTAGATCAGCACGGTGCTTTGCCAGCTTCTTTTTACCCACAATCCTTTCACAGCGGTCCTCCTCCTGCTTCCTATCAATAAGAAAGTCTAATTATCATCATTAGCGATCCTTATCTCCGTCAGCACTACAAGATATTACGGACAGCTGTCAGGGGTTCCGTTCGCTTGCGCCCAAATAAACGAAAAATCGAATCAAATGTCGAATCACATATTGAAAAATCTGAATATTTGTCATATGATAAACCTAGTGGTTTGAAAAATAAGATGAAAGTATTACATATTAACTAAAAATCGTGAGGCGATCCGATTGTTGTATGCTGTCTTGACGCTGCTACTCCTCGCGTGGGGTGGATCGTACGTCATGTTTCGGTCACGAATGAAACGCACCGCTCAGGAGATCAACCTGCTGCCGAAGCGGGTGCAAGTTCTGCCCGATGCGGTACACCACCTGGTCGGGAAACCGCTGAGTTACATTCACCGGCTGGCCCCGCTGCCGGAGTCGCTGTTCGGCACCCGCTCCGTCGTGATGTTGCTATCGACGACGTGCCCGTATTGCCCCACCCGGCTGGAAGAGTTTATGGAGCAGTACCTCCCGTACAATCCGGTAGCCTATCTCTGTCTGATCCAGGCGGAGGAAGACCGGGAACTTGAGAAATTTGGAAAGCTCTACCCGGGGCTGCCGATGCTCCGCGTGACCCGGCAAGCGCTGCTCGACTTGCAGCTCGATGAGTTCCCGAACTTTTTGATGGTCGGCGAGGATGGCCGGATCGAAGATTGCGTATCGCGGGCTCAGTTCCTGCCTGCGCTTGAAAGGAGGTGAGAGAGATGATTAAAAAGCTGATGGCCAAAATGACCAGCACTCCGGATGCAACGCCGTGCGTGTATTTGTACATGGAGCACAAGTGCGTGCTGACCTGTGCCGGCCTGAGCGGTTACAACCGTACCCGCACGTACTTCAAAGACGAGTTCGGCCGTACTTGCTATTATAATGACGCTACCTCTTGCGGTTGCTAAGACCTCATCATTTGCATTAAAAAGAGGAGAGGCCTGCCGCCTGCGCAGGCTTCTCCTCTGCTTCTTCTCTTGCTTGATTCAGGAGGTGCCGTATGGGCATTGCGTATTTGCTCCGATCCTTTCGTTTTGTCTGGCAGCACGGAAAGGGATGGGTGATCCTCACGGCGGTGTTGCATGTGCTGAGCGGGCTGTTTCCGCTGGCCAGCCTGTGGGTGGTCAAGGAATTGGTCAATGCTGTCTCGGACGTCTTGCAAGGCACAGGCAATTATCAGATGATCACGGTCCTGCTGCTCGTCCAGTTTGGCATTTCGGTGCTGGAATCGCTGTTTCGCCATCTGCAGACGTGGATGGACAAGCGCATGGAAGTGCGGCTCGAACATGACCTGCAAAAACTGCTGGCCGAAAAACTGGCGGCGGTGCCGGTCGCGTATTTTGACCTGCCGCGCTTTTATCAGCATCTCGACCGCATTCAAGGCGGGGTGGGCAGACGCTTCATCGCTCCGATCCTCGCAGTGTTTGACATCCTGCAGCGCTCGATCACGCTGATCTCCATGCTGGCCTTTTTGTTTATGATCCATTGGAGTTTTCTGGTGATCTCGCTGGTCGCAGCCGTGCCGATCCTGATCATGCAGGCCCGGTTTGGCCAACAGCGCTTTTTCCTGATGCTCTATCAAACGCCTGCCGCGCGCGAAGCCGGATACATGTCGCATCTGATGATGGACCGGCAGGGTGCCAAAGAAGTGCGCCTGTTCAATCTCGCAGGCTACCTGATCGGCCGCTGGTCGAACACCTATCGCAAAAACGCCCGGGAAGCGCTCCACCTGATGCGGAAACAACAAGGCATCGATGTGCTGCTCGAAGCACTGTCCGCCTTTTTCTATATGGCTTCGGCCGGGATTCTGGTCTGGCTGATGAAAAGCCGGCCGCTGCAGATCGGGGATTTCGTTTCGATCGGGCAAGCGGTGCACGGCGCGCAAGGCAGCCTGAACATGCTGGCGATGAGCCTGGCCGGATTGTATGAAGAAATGCTGTATATTCGCGACTTTTTTACATTTTTGGAATTTGAAGAGCCGGAGCTTCGGCGCAGCCAACAGCAGACGGCACGCCAGTTCCCGGAGCGGCTGACCCAAGGGATTACGGTGGAACATGTGTCGTTCCAATATCCGGACACGGAGCGCCGGAGCCTGTCGGACGTCAGCTTTCACATCGCCCCGGGCGAACGGGTAGCGATCGTCGGCGAAAACGGGTCGGGGAAGACGACCCTGGTCAAACTGCTGATGGGCTTGTACCCGATCCGCGAAGGCCGGGTGCTGTTTGACGGCATTCCGGTCGAAGAGCTGGACGAGCAGGACGTGTACCGCAACGTCACGGTGATCTTTCAAGACTTTATGAAATACGCGCTGACCGTGCGGGAGAACATCGCGCTCGGCGACATCGAGCGGATCGATGACCTGCTCCGCCTGGAAGCGGTGGCCAGGGAAACGGGCGTCGACCGTTTCGTGCAGGGATTTGAAGAAGGCTATGAGACGAATCTGGGCCGCTATCTGTTTGACGGAGAAGATGTGTCCGGCGGACAGTGGCAGAAGATCGCTTTGGCCCGCGCCTTGTTTCGCGGCGGCCAGATCATGATCTTGGACGAGCCGACCGCAGCACTTGATCCGCAGGCGGAGATGGATGTGTTTCGCCAGTTCGGGCGGCTCACCGAAAACAAGACGGCGGTGTTTATCTCGCACCGCATGGCCGCCGCCAGGATGGCCGACCGCATCCTCGTGATGAAAGACGGCAGCTTGGCGGAGATCGGCACGCATGAAGAACTGATCGCTCAAGACGGCGAATATTCCCGCATGTATCGGATGCAGGCCCAGTGGTATACGGAGGAAAAACAGCAGTTGCAGGAGGCGGCAGCATGGAAGAGTTGATTTTGTTTTGGCGAATCATACTGGCGGTGCTCTTTCTGAGCAGCGCGGTGTCCAAACTGCAAAAAATGCCGGAGCACTTTGCGATCTTGCAGGATTATCAGATTTTGCCAGCGTCGGCCGTGCGCCCGTTTGGTTGGTTGGAAGTAGGCGCGGAACTGCTCGTCGGCAGCTTGCTGGTGCTGGGCTGGCTGCAGCCGTTGACAGCGTGGGTGACAGCCGGGTTGCTGCTGATGTACAGCGCAGCGGTCGCCATCAATCTGCTGCGGGGACGCCGCGAGATCTCCTGCGGCTGCGGCGGTGTCGCGGGCAATCATCAGCTGTCCTGGAAACTGGTGGCGCGCAATGTGCTGCTGATGCTGGTCTGTGGATTTCTGGCGCAATACACCGCCACGTACGGCTTGCTTGACCCGCGCTTTTGGATCACCGCGCTGGTTTCGATCACGCTGCTTTTGATCGGGATGGGCACACTCGAACTGCGAGCCGTCCGCCGGCGGATGCAAGCGCTGACAGCAAGCGAATTTAGGTGATCAAGGAGGTTCATCATGCAGACATTTCTCGTCATTTCCAACATTATATTATGGGTATGTATGATCGCGGTATTGGTGGGCTTTTTTTATCTGGCGCGCATGGTCGGGGAATTTCTCAACCGCTTTCGGTTGCAGGCGGGCGGACTGGCCAGCGTGCAGCTGGAGCGGGGACAAGCGGCCCCGCCGTTTCGGGAACAAGATCACCGGGGCGAACTGGTCAAACTGTCCGATCACGGCGGGCGTCTGACGATGCTGCTGTTTAAAAGCCAAACGTGCCACACGTGCCGGGATCTCACAGACCAACTTCACTT
Proteins encoded:
- a CDS encoding ABC transporter ATP-binding protein → MGIAYLLRSFRFVWQHGKGWVILTAVLHVLSGLFPLASLWVVKELVNAVSDVLQGTGNYQMITVLLLVQFGISVLESLFRHLQTWMDKRMEVRLEHDLQKLLAEKLAAVPVAYFDLPRFYQHLDRIQGGVGRRFIAPILAVFDILQRSITLISMLAFLFMIHWSFLVISLVAAVPILIMQARFGQQRFFLMLYQTPAAREAGYMSHLMMDRQGAKEVRLFNLAGYLIGRWSNTYRKNAREALHLMRKQQGIDVLLEALSAFFYMASAGILVWLMKSRPLQIGDFVSIGQAVHGAQGSLNMLAMSLAGLYEEMLYIRDFFTFLEFEEPELRRSQQQTARQFPERLTQGITVEHVSFQYPDTERRSLSDVSFHIAPGERVAIVGENGSGKTTLVKLLMGLYPIREGRVLFDGIPVEELDEQDVYRNVTVIFQDFMKYALTVRENIALGDIERIDDLLRLEAVARETGVDRFVQGFEEGYETNLGRYLFDGEDVSGGQWQKIALARALFRGGQIMILDEPTAALDPQAEMDVFRQFGRLTENKTAVFISHRMAAARMADRILVMKDGSLAEIGTHEELIAQDGEYSRMYRMQAQWYTEEKQQLQEAAAWKS
- a CDS encoding MauE/DoxX family redox-associated membrane protein, producing MEELILFWRIILAVLFLSSAVSKLQKMPEHFAILQDYQILPASAVRPFGWLEVGAELLVGSLLVLGWLQPLTAWVTAGLLLMYSAAVAINLLRGRREISCGCGGVAGNHQLSWKLVARNVLLMLVCGFLAQYTATYGLLDPRFWITALVSITLLLIGMGTLELRAVRRRMQALTASEFR
- a CDS encoding redoxin domain-containing protein, which codes for MQTFLVISNIILWVCMIAVLVGFFYLARMVGEFLNRFRLQAGGLASVQLERGQAAPPFREQDHRGELVKLSDHGGRLTMLLFKSQTCHTCRDLTDQLHLLGESYPDLNILVIDRVAGVERERPLPPQMHLLLSDDLFKSYYVDAVPQLFLIDPNGIILVTEKLHGYEHLCSVLDRLNAVAS